The Phoenix dactylifera cultivar Barhee BC4 chromosome 9, palm_55x_up_171113_PBpolish2nd_filt_p, whole genome shotgun sequence genome window below encodes:
- the LOC103723881 gene encoding ADP-ribosylation factor GTPase-activating protein AGD3, whose translation MYFTKLDDSPMFRKQIQSLEESAESLRERCLRFYKGCRKYTEGLGEAYDGDIAFASSLETFGGGHNDPISVAFGGPVMTKFTIALREIGTYKEVLRSQVEHMLNDRLLQFVDMDLHDVKDARKHFDKASLLYDQAREKYLSLKKGTKADIATILEDELHSARSSFEQARFSLVTALSNIEAKKRFEFLEAVSGAMDAHLRYFKQGYELLHQMEPYIHQVLAYAQQSRERSNYEQAALVERMQEFKRQVDRESRWPSNGSHDSPNGDGIQAIGRSSHKMIDAVMQSAAKGKVQTIRQGYLSKRSSNLRGDWKRRFFVLDSRGMLYYYRKQWSRPSGGHSSQRTHNSSEHGSGLLSRWFSSHYHGGVHDEKSVARHTVNLLTSTIKVDADQSDLRFCFRIISPTKNYTLQAESAMDQMDWIEKITGVIASLLSSQSPEQHSLASPTSSGHHHAASESSSVDSSSDFDHLNEESSLDKNFMSGHFERSGRSSQQHRSNAKHEKPIDVLRKVCGNDTCADCGASDPDWASLNLGVLVCIECSGVHRNLGVHISKVRSLTLDVKVWEPSVINLFQALGNKFANSIWEELLPSTSDGKCDDVSSSSKLDKKQQQTCISKPKLSDPIPIKEKFIQAKYAEKDFVRRAKTDQHIVAQKMWDSVNANDKKALYHYIVTSNADVNVVYGQGCFNLSLTLAKAMLLQEQPTAVLDRSSSCVAGDSLQKTSAMSSFSSASTNEDRTELEECLEGFSLLHLACRTADMGMVELLLQYGANVNSTDFRGRTPLHHCILKGRHLFARLLLSRGADPQAIDRDGKTPLQYALETGNVEDEEVLFLLEDPHR comes from the exons AGAAGGACTTGGTGAGGCATATGATGGGGATATAGCTTTTGCAAGCTCTCTTGAAACATTTGGAGGAGGGCACAATGACCCCATTAGTGTCGCTTTTGGAG GACCTGTTATGACCAAATTTACAATTGCGTTGAGAGAAATAGGAACATACAAAGAAGTTCTACGTTCTCAG GTTGAGCACATGCTGAATGACAGATTGCTGCAATTTGTAGATATGGATCTGCATGATGTCAAG GATGCTCGTAAGCATTTTGACAAGGCTAGCCTTCTCTATGACCAG GCTCGTGAGAAGTATCTATCACTGAAGAAAGGCACAAAAGCTGACATCGCAACCATCTTAGAAGAT GAGCTCCATAGTGCAAGATCATCATTTGAGCAAGCTCGTTTTAGTCTG GTTACTGCTCTTTCAAACATTGAGGCAAAGAAGAGATTTGAGTTTTTAGAGGCTGTTAGTGGAGCAATGGATGCTCATCTTCGTTATTTCAAACAA GGATATGAGCTACTGCATCAGATGGAACCATATATCCATCAG GTTCTGGCTTATGCACAACAGTCAAGAGAACGGTCTAACTATGAGCAGGCAGCTCTTGTAGAGAGAATGCAAGAATTCAAAAGACAGGTTGACCGAGAAAGTCGATGGCCTTCTAATGGGTCACATGATTCTCCTAATGGAGATGGCATACAAGCTATTGGTAGAAGTTCCCATAAAATGATAGATGCAGTGATGCAGTCAGCTGCAAAGGGAAAG GTTCAAACCATTCGGCAAGGTTATCTTTCAAAACGATCATCGAACTTGAGAGGTGATTGGAAGAGAAGGTTTTTTGTTCTTGATAGTCGAGGAATGCTGTATTACTATCGCAAGCAGTGGAGCAGACCATCT GGTGGTCACTCTAGTCAGAGAACTCACAACTCATCTGAACATGGTTCTGGGTTGCTGAGCCGGTGGTTCTCTTCTCACTATCATGGTGGTGTACATGATGAGAAGTCTGTTGCACGTCATACTGTGAACTTGCTCACTTCAACAATAAAAGTTGATGCAGACCAGTCAGACTTACGTTTCTGCTTCAGGATCATTTCGCCAACAAAGAACTACACTTTGCAG GCGGAGAGCGCAATGGACCAGATGGATTGGATTGAAAAAATAACTGGAGTTATTGCTTCTCTACTGAGCTCCCAGTCACCTGAACAG CATTCCCTTGCCAGCCCTACAAGCAGTGGCCATCATCATGCTGCCAGTGAAAGTAGTTCAGTTGATAGCTCATCTGATTTTGATCACTTAAATGAAGAATCGTCGTTGGACAAGAACTTTATGAGTGGACATTTTGAGCGTTCTGGCAGAAGCTCACAACAGCATAGGTCCAATGCGAAGCATGAGAAACCGATTGATGTGCTAAGAAAAGTATGTGGAAATGACACTTGTGCTGACTGTGGTGCGTCTGATCCTGACTGGGCATCCTTGAACCTCGGCGTTCTGGTATGCATTGAGTGTTCAGGGGTTCATCGGAACCTTGGTGTGCATATATCTAAG GTAAGATCTTTGACGCTTGATGTCAAAGTATGGGAGCCTTCAGTTATCAATCTGTTTCAAGCATTGGGCAATAAATTTGCCAACTCCATCTGGGAGGAATTATTGCCATCAACAAGTGATGGAAAATGCGATGATGTTTCTAG TTCCAGTAAGTTAGACAAAAAACAGCAGCAGACATGTATCAGCAAGCCCAAGCTCTCAGACCCTATTCCAATAAAAGAGAAGTTCATTCAAGCAAAG TATGCAGAGAAGGATTTTGTTCGTAGAGCAAAGACAGATCAGCATATAGTGGCTCAAAAGATGTGGGACAGCGTCAATGCCAATGACAAGAAAGCACTATACCACTACATTGTTACTTCAAATGCTGATGTTAATGTTGTGTATGGGCAGGGATGTTTCAACTTATCTCTAACTCTTGCAAAAGCAATGCTTCTGCAAGAGCAGCCAACTGCAGTACTGGATCGAAGTTCTAGCTGTGTAGCAGGTGATTCCCTGCAGAAGACTTCCGCTATGAGCTCCTTTAGCTCAGCGAGCACAAATGAGGACCGAACTGAGTTGGAAGAGTGCCTTGAGGGCTTCTCCCTACTTCACCTTGCATGCCGAACTGCAGATATGGGCATGGTAGAGCTCCTCTTACAGTATGGTGCCAATGTAAATTCTACTGATTTTAGGGGAAGGACACCACTTCATCATTGTATTCTCAAAGGAAGACATTTGTTTGCCAGACTACTGCTTTCCAG GGGGGCTGATCCACAAGCTATTGACAGAGATGGCAAAACCCCCCTACAGTATGCATTAGAGACTGGAAACGTTGAAGATGAAGAGGTTCTTTTTCTCTTGGAAGACCCGCACAGATAG